One window from the genome of Toxotes jaculatrix isolate fToxJac2 chromosome 17, fToxJac2.pri, whole genome shotgun sequence encodes:
- the LOC121197617 gene encoding photoreceptor outer segment membrane glycoprotein 2-like, translating into MAVLRVKFTKTNRDKLAQVLWILNWISVVTGAILFSLGLFLKVEINKRGELMAERNIQYVPNMLIAVGLIACVINFLGGKICYDCVDTTKFLRWKLIMLPYIICTFFFTFCVLVGALMCYSMRGELEESLNMGLTEAMRFYKDTDTPGRCFLKRTVDVLQIEFQCCGNNGYKDWFQIQWISSRYLDMSQKEVVDRLRSNVEGKYLMDGVPFSCCNINSPRPCIQQQITNNSAHFNYEHQTEELNLWMKGCRQALLEHYNYIMQSIGLAVLITWLFELSVLTGVRYLQTSLENVLRQGDPNSESDGWLLENSFMETARTNLNIIKSLGKSNQIDTANNGDPNINVPSTSKAHYGPDNVPPKEDS; encoded by the exons ATGGCGGTATTGAGAGTGAAGTTCACGAAGACCAACAGGGACAAGTTGGCCCAGGTGCTATGGATCCTCAACTGGATCTCAGTGGTGACGGGGGCCATCCTGTTCAGTCTGGGGCTCTTCCTCAAGGTGGAGATCAACAAGCGAGGGGAGCTGATGGCTGAGAGGAACATCCAGTATGTTCCCAATATGCTCATAGCTGTGGGCCTCATCGCCTGTGTCATCAACTTCCTTGGTGGGAAGATCTGCTATGACTGTGTGGACACCACCAAGTTCTTGCGCTGGAAGCTGATCATGCTGCCCTACATCATATGCAccttcttcttcaccttctGTGTGCTGGTGGGGGCTCTGATGTGTTACAGTATGCGTGGGGAGCTGGAGGAATCTCTGAACATGGGACTGACTGAGGCCATGAGGTTCTAtaaggacacagacacaccaggACGGTGTTTCCTGAAGCGCACTGTGGACGTACTGCAGATAGAGTTCCAGTGCTGTGGCAACAATGGCTATAAAGACTGGTTTCAAATCCAGTGGATCAGCAGCCGTTACCTGGACATGTCTCAAAAAGAGGTGGTGGA CCGATTACGGAGTAACGTGGAGGGGAAGTACCTGATGGATGGAGTCCCCTTCAGCTGCTGCAACATCAACTCCCCCCGGCCCTGCATCCAGCAGCAGATCACCAACAACTCTGCCCACTTCAACTACGAGCACCAGACGGAGGAGCTAAACCTGTGGATGAAAGGGTGTCGGCAGGCACTGCTGGAGCACTACAACTACATCATGCAGTCCATTGGCCTGGCAGTCCTCATCACCTGGCTGTTTGAG TTGTCAGTGTTGACAGGAGTCCGTTACCTCCAAACCTCCCTGGAAAACGTGCTGAGGCAGGGAGATCCCAACTCCGAGTCCGATGGCTGGCTGCTGGAAAACAGCTTCATGGAAACAGCCCGCACCAACCTGAACATCATCAAGAGCCTGGGCAAGAGCAACCAGATAGACACAGCCAACAATGGAGACCCCAACATTAATGTACCCTCCACGTCTAAAGCACACTACGGGCCAGACAATGTGCCACCGAAAGAGGACAGCTGA
- the LOC121197164 gene encoding transmembrane protein 179 has translation MALDNLIFAQCILYFLAFVFGFIAVVPLSENTEDFGGKCLLFTRGMWQNENITVSKQRFIVEEWGPESSCSFITFVGIASLILSAVQAWRLLFFLCKGHDDSIFNAFLNLLISSLVVFTVFLSSTIISVGFNLWCDAITEGGTMPSSCEDLQDTDLELGLDNSAFYDQFAIAQFGLWAAWLTWLGIAVIAFLKVYHNYRQEDLLDSLIHEKEMLLGRSSRHSSDLKTGLI, from the exons atggcCCTCGATAATTTAATTTTCGCCCAGTGCATCCTTTATTTTTTAGCCTTCGTATTCGGTTTCATCGCCGTGGTGCCTCTGTCTGAAAACACGGAGGATTTCGGGGGGAAATGCCTGCTCTTCACGCGGGGTATGTGGCAAAATGAGAACATCACTGTGTCGAAGCAGCGCTTCATCGTGGAGGAGTGGGGACCCGAGTCCTCCTGCAGCTTCATCACTTTTGTCGGGATAGCGTCCCTCATTCTGTCCGCAGTGCAGGCATGGAGGCTGCTCTTCTTTCTGTGCAAAGGACACGATGA CTCCATCTTCAATGCCTTCCTCAATCTGCTGATCAGCTCACTGGTGGTGTTCACGGTCTTCCTgtccagcaccatcatcagtGTGGGTTTCAACCTGTGGTGCGATGCCATCACTGAGGGTGGGACCATGCCCAGCAG ctgTGAGGACCTGCAGGACACTGATCTAGAGCTTGGCCTGGACAACTCTGCTTTTTATGACCAGTTTGCTATAGCTCAG TTTGGCCTGTGGGCTGCCTGGCTCACCTGGCTCGGGATCGCAGTGATTGCCTTCCTGAAGGTCTACCACAACTACAGACAAGAGGACCTGCTGGACAGCCTGATCCACGAGAAGGAAATGCTCCTCGGCCGCTCCTCACGCCACAGCTCTGACCTCAAGACCGGCCTGATCTAG
- the c17h14orf180 gene encoding nutritionally-regulated adipose and cardiac enriched protein homolog, giving the protein MLNGGREGLFELGQQLQQQGEYQAALHCFLSCLLGLTHVQSFTSLPNCLHQIAELFITEKNYGKALQFIQAEKMFYEVALIELTALQGSTGPQEEATLGSAGWTTPEELSEQASQAQHLERLAQLCIMSKQPHLALEYSGKATKIHQRAFGNDHPITARSLELMATVYAEIGKTEYSDSLGQCVSALSKRFAAAESIRDTVNCLPHSHREKHSEVRHRKDTHHQQEDTPKPKVTNGKVPTSILKRPSPIYGSDTEPNHRRKGERRVRFREPETTVHAYETSPSRPHLALFTCLFLLMSFLGVAMYCTDRRRPQRVCEELEAALAVYLLHMKQLLWGCWIWLTMQ; this is encoded by the exons ATGCTGAACGGGGGGAGGGAGGGCCTGTTTGAGCTGggacagcagctccagcagcaggggGAGTACCAGGCCGCCCTCCACTGCTTCCTCAGCTGCCTGTTGGGACTGACCCATGTGCAGAGCTTCACCTCTCTGCCCAACTGCCTACACCAG ATTGCAgagctcttcatcactgaaaAGAACT ATGGAAAGGCCCTCCAGTTCATCCAGGCTGAAAAAATGTTCTATGAGGTGGCACTGATCGAGCTCACGGCTCTTCAGGGGAGCACAG gGCCTCAGGAGGAGGCTACTCTGGGCTCTGCAGGATGGACAACTCCAGAGGAGCTTTCGGAACAGGCCTCCCAGGCTCAGCACCTCGAACGGCTGGCTCAGCTCTGCATCATGAGCAAACA ACCTCACCTTGCCCTGGAATACAGCGGTAAG GCTACAAAGATCCACCAGAGGGCCTTTGGTAACGATCACCCAATTACAGCCAGAAGCCTGGAGCTTATGGCCACCGTCTATGCTGAGATTGGCAAGACTGAATATTCAG ACTCCctgggtcagtgtgtgtctgcactgtccAAACGCTTCGCTGCTGCAGAGTCCATCAGAGACACTGTCAACTGTCTTCCTCATTCCCACCGGGAGAAACACTCAGAGGTCCGCCACAGAAAGGACACCCACCACCAACAGGAGGACACACCGAAACCTAAG GTAACCAACGGCAAAGTCCCCACCTCCATTCTAAAGAGGCCAAGCCCCATCTACGGGTCAGACACAGAACCCAACCACAGGCGGAAAGGCGAGCGGAGGGTTCGATTCAGGGAGCCAGAGACCACAGTACATG CCTATGAGACGTCACCGTCCCGCCCCCACCTCGCCCTGTTCACTTgcctcttcctgctgatgtcattcCTGGGTGTGGCCATGTACTGCACAGACCGCCGGCGCCCACAGCGAGTGTGCGAGGAGCTAGAGGCCGCTTTGGCTGTCTACCTGCTGCATATGAAACAGCTTCTGTGGGGCTGCTGGATATGGCTGACCATGCAGTGA